From the genome of Drosophila melanogaster chromosome 2L, one region includes:
- the CG17328 gene encoding uncharacterized protein, isoform A: MDYNIHKICRVCLEELHPVTSIYSTDFAMMPSVMLMQCAKIRVFKTDGLPSVICNNCIYRLGVAFHFKQECENSDLRLRQYLGILESWRQDAATNTDFVEKPLLPQRDSDEEEPVDAKVSKRRSRYQRKPPEEHKKRGPKPVPKMPHTCYECHKSFKCIAQLTQHIRTHTGEKPYQCSFCIQRFAQKYNLKVHERTHTGDKPFQCEICSKQFSALGNFQAHQKIHLGVRDQVCSLCQKGFYTAGDLSKHMITHTGIKNHHCDVCGKAFSRRRDMRTHKLKLHPLESSTNHDIVDDDDDEAIDTDPVGLDTLDHAHFKCPDCDKAFDTADSLSLHFRTHAANNNLLNLPLPPAPPMSHHYHHDALHHLGPPNPATQMGMAAMAHMLAPPPPPPPTPSEGRYTMLHHTAAQRLHY; the protein is encoded by the exons atGGACTATAATATCCACAAAATATGCAGAGTTTGCCTGGAGGAACTACATCCTGTAACTTCGATATATAGTACAGACTTTGCTATGATGCCCTCCGTAATGTTGATGCAATGCGCTAAAATAAGA GTTTTTAAAACCGATGGCCTACCTTCGGTGATCTGCAACAACTGTATTTACCGGCTGGGGGTGGCCTTCCACTTCAAGCAGGAATGCGAAAACAGTGATCTCCGACTGCGACAATATCTGGGCATTCTGGAATCCTGGCGCCAGGATGCGGCCACCAATACGGACTTTGTGGAGAAGCCGTTGCTTCCGCAGCGCGATAGCGATGAAGAGGAACCCGTGGATGCCAAAGTGAGCAAGAGGCGGTCGCGCTATCAAAGAAAGCCGCCAGAAGAGCACAAAAAACGGGGGCCCAAACCTGTGCCAAAGATGCCCCACACCTGCTACGAGTGCCACAAAAGCTTCAAATGCATTGCCCAATTAACACAGCATATAAGAACACATACTGGCGAGAAACCCTACCAATGCAGCTTTTGTATCCAGAGATTCGCCCAAAAGTACAATCTTAAAGTCCACGAAAGAACGCACACGGGCGACAAGCCTTTTCAGTGTGAGATCTGCTCAAAGCAGTTTTCCGCGTTAGGCAATTTCCAGGCGCACCAGAAGATTCATTTAGGAGTGCGGGATCAGGTATGCTCGCTATGTCAGAAAGGTTTCTACACCGCCGGTGATCTCTCCAAGCACATGATAACCCATACGGGCATCAAAAACCATCACTGCGATGTCTGCGGCAAGGCTTTCAGCAGGCGAAGAGATATGCGGACTCATAAATTGAAGCTTCATCCTCTGGAGTCCAGTACAAACCATGATATagtggatgatgatgatgatgaggctATAGACACGGATCCCGTGGGTCTGGACACCCTCGATCACGCCCACTTCAAGTGTCCGGATTGCGACAAGGCATTTGATACGGCGGACAGCCTAAGTCTACATTTTCGCACGCATGCGGCGAATAATAATCTACTGAATTTGCCGTTGCCTCCTGCACCACCTATGTCGCATCACTACCATCACGATGCACTGCATCATCTCGGCCCACCGAATCCCGCCACACAAATGGGAATGGCTGCAATGGCTCACATGTTGgcaccgccgccgcctccaccGCCAACGCCAAGTGAAGGACGTTACACTATGCTGCACCACACGGCGGCACAAAGACTACATTATTAG
- the CG17328 gene encoding uncharacterized protein, isoform B: MCIFYIIRKTKVFKTDGLPSVICNNCIYRLGVAFHFKQECENSDLRLRQYLGILESWRQDAATNTDFVEKPLLPQRDSDEEEPVDAKVSKRRSRYQRKPPEEHKKRGPKPVPKMPHTCYECHKSFKCIAQLTQHIRTHTGEKPYQCSFCIQRFAQKYNLKVHERTHTGDKPFQCEICSKQFSALGNFQAHQKIHLGVRDQVCSLCQKGFYTAGDLSKHMITHTGIKNHHCDVCGKAFSRRRDMRTHKLKLHPLESSTNHDIVDDDDDEAIDTDPVGLDTLDHAHFKCPDCDKAFDTADSLSLHFRTHAANNNLLNLPLPPAPPMSHHYHHDALHHLGPPNPATQMGMAAMAHMLAPPPPPPPTPSEGRYTMLHHTAAQRLHY, encoded by the coding sequence GTTTTTAAAACCGATGGCCTACCTTCGGTGATCTGCAACAACTGTATTTACCGGCTGGGGGTGGCCTTCCACTTCAAGCAGGAATGCGAAAACAGTGATCTCCGACTGCGACAATATCTGGGCATTCTGGAATCCTGGCGCCAGGATGCGGCCACCAATACGGACTTTGTGGAGAAGCCGTTGCTTCCGCAGCGCGATAGCGATGAAGAGGAACCCGTGGATGCCAAAGTGAGCAAGAGGCGGTCGCGCTATCAAAGAAAGCCGCCAGAAGAGCACAAAAAACGGGGGCCCAAACCTGTGCCAAAGATGCCCCACACCTGCTACGAGTGCCACAAAAGCTTCAAATGCATTGCCCAATTAACACAGCATATAAGAACACATACTGGCGAGAAACCCTACCAATGCAGCTTTTGTATCCAGAGATTCGCCCAAAAGTACAATCTTAAAGTCCACGAAAGAACGCACACGGGCGACAAGCCTTTTCAGTGTGAGATCTGCTCAAAGCAGTTTTCCGCGTTAGGCAATTTCCAGGCGCACCAGAAGATTCATTTAGGAGTGCGGGATCAGGTATGCTCGCTATGTCAGAAAGGTTTCTACACCGCCGGTGATCTCTCCAAGCACATGATAACCCATACGGGCATCAAAAACCATCACTGCGATGTCTGCGGCAAGGCTTTCAGCAGGCGAAGAGATATGCGGACTCATAAATTGAAGCTTCATCCTCTGGAGTCCAGTACAAACCATGATATagtggatgatgatgatgatgaggctATAGACACGGATCCCGTGGGTCTGGACACCCTCGATCACGCCCACTTCAAGTGTCCGGATTGCGACAAGGCATTTGATACGGCGGACAGCCTAAGTCTACATTTTCGCACGCATGCGGCGAATAATAATCTACTGAATTTGCCGTTGCCTCCTGCACCACCTATGTCGCATCACTACCATCACGATGCACTGCATCATCTCGGCCCACCGAATCCCGCCACACAAATGGGAATGGCTGCAATGGCTCACATGTTGgcaccgccgccgcctccaccGCCAACGCCAAGTGAAGGACGTTACACTATGCTGCACCACACGGCGGCACAAAGACTACATTATTAG